The Candidozyma auris chromosome 1, complete sequence genome includes a region encoding these proteins:
- the RAT1 gene encoding ssRNA exonuclease RAT1 — translation MGVPALFRWLSRKYPKIISPVVEDEGDAQYGREPQYSDPNPNGELDNLYLDMNGIVHPCSHPEHKPPPETEDEMFLDVFKYTDRVLMMARPRKVLVIAVDGVAPRAKMNQQRARRFRAAQDAKIHDEEMERQIADAEARGEIIEQSIKGKKKWDSNAITPGTPFMDGLAAALRYWVAYKLASDPGWKDLQVIISDATVPGEGEHKLMSFIRSQRSDPSHDPNTKHCIYGLDADLIFLGLATHEPHFRVLREDVFAQGGGSRNLRISDQMNMTAEEKKALDAKDAKKPFLWLHVNVLREYLEVELKVRMGPQWDLERAIDDWVFMCFFVGNDFLPHLPSLSVRDNGIDILVGCWKSIISRVSDYLTCDGKLNLDAVEQLLKALSVKEDDILRRRHENEQRYQHNDKRRKIAQDEEKSLRAQYLSTVSKGKEKAPITADQSMPLMDTSGKLVDGYAQLSNKDIVHNRDIITKANMANADAAAALKKLLNQKSGGSPEKSETQSDAEQSETNKRTASDMESTELSEEDPDEDQVREWEPGYKERYYKIKFDLSTKEEIDKQRKDLVYSYIEGVSWVLLYYYQGCPSWQWYYPYHYAPFAADFTDLRELFGNQGVKFVQGEPFSPYEQLMSVLPAASGHALPEVFRELMSSPDSEIIDFYPENFKIDMNGAKMSWQGIALLPFIDEHRLLTAVRGKYDLLTDAEKERNTNKEAQLFISSKNKNYKKFLHAFEEDQIVSFEAVKTGLAGIVKPVSTYSPDGEMKFPLKEGEMPDVSNAAYLMSWYNFPKTTPGKSMILNGYIPHAKVLTEDDKYALTSRQRNGPRFQNVSDYVNKGPKGKDDYMMYDMRQGGYRSLPYIGSQPGPNRGRGGGFGGRGTYNNRGNRGGYNGRGGYQNQGQHYNNYGNNYNNNYNNYNQNYPNKGYNAGNNHNSGYNDYGSQSYQNKSTYQRYQGQNYNQNYNQGYHQTPNQNYNQNHNQGYNQNYNQGFNQGYNQGYQGQQNQGFNNHNSFGGAYKRSGYDRR, via the coding sequence ATGGGTGTTCCAGCTCTTTTCAGGTGgctttcaagaaagtaCCCGAAAATCATATCTCCCGTGGTGGAAGACGAGGGCGACGCCCAGTACGGTCGTGAACCTCAATACCTGGACCCTAACCCAAATGGCGAACTAGATAACCTATACTTGGATATGAACGGTATTGTTCATCCTTGTTCCCACCCTGAGCACAAACCGCCTCCTGAGACCGAGGACGAGATGTTCTTGGACGTGTTCAAGTACACCGATCGTGTCTTGATGATGGCTAGACCTAGAAAGGTGTTGGTTATTGCCGTCGATGGAGTGGCGCCAAGGGCAAAGATGAATCAACAGAGAGCTAGAAGATTTCGTGCTGCACAGGATGCGAAGATACAcgatgaagagatggaGAGGCAGATAGCTGATGCTGAAGCTCGCGGTGAGATCATTGAGCAATCGATCAAGGGTAAAAAGAAGTGGGATTCTAACGCAATCACTCCCGGTACACCCTTCATGGACGGTTTAGCTGCAGCTTTGAGATACTGGGTGGCCTACAAACTAGCTTCTGACCCAGGCTGGAAGGACTTGCAGGTGATTATTAGTGATGCTACGGTGCCTGGTGAAGGTGAGCATAAGCTTATGAGCTTCATCAGATCGCAGCGTTCTGATCCTCTGCATGATCCTAACACAAAACATTGCATCTATGGTCTTGATGCTGATCTTATCTTCTTGGGTTTGGCTACTCATGAACCACATTTTAGAGTTTTAAGAGAGGATGTATTTGCTCAAGGGGGAGGGTCCAGaaatttgagaatttcCGATCAAATGAACATGACCgcagaagagaagaaggcattGGATGCCAAAGATGCAAAGAAGCCGTTTTTATGGCTTCATGTCAACGTGCTCCGAGAGTATTTGGAAGTGGAGTTGAAGGTGAGAATGGGTCCTCAATGGGACTTAGAAAGGGCAATTGACGACTGGGTGTTCAtgtgtttctttgttggAAATGATTTTTTGCCCCATTTGCCCTCCTTGAGTGTTCGTGATAATGGTATTGATATCTTGGTAGGATGCTGGAAACTGATCATATCAAGGGTCAGTGATTACTTAACATGTGATGGTAAGCTCAATCTTGATGCAgttgaacaacttcttaAGGCTCTTTCGGTTAAGGAAGATGACATCTTGCGGAGGAGACACGAGAACGAGCAGCGTTATCAGCATAATgacaagagaagaaagattgcGCAAGACGAAGAGAAAAGTTTGCGTGCTCAATACCTTTCCACTGTTTCAAAAGGTAAGGAGAAGGCGCCTATTACAGCTGATCAGAGTATGCCTCTCATGGATACGTCGGGtaagcttgttgatggctATGCACAGCTTTCGAATAAGGACATTGTCCACAATCGTGACATAATAACGAAAGCTAACATGGCTAATGctgatgctgctgctgcactcaaaaagcttctaAATCAGAAAAGCGGAGGCTCTCCAGAAAAATCAGAAACCCAGAGCGACGCGGAACAATCTGAAACTAATAAAAGGACTGCAAGCGACATGGAGTCGACAGAGctttcagaagaagatcccGATGAGGATCAAGTAAGAGAATGGGAACCAGGATACAAAGAGCGGTATTACAAGATAAAATTCGACTTGTCGACTAAGGAAGAGATTGATAAACAAAGGAAAGACCTCGTCTACTCATATATTGAAGGTGTTTCTTGGGTACTTTTGTATTATTATCAGGGATGCCCTTCATGGCAATGGTATTATCCATACCACTATGCTCCATTTGCTGCTGATTTCACGGACTTGagagagctctttggaAATCAAGGTGTTAAATTCGTTCAGGGTGAGCCCTTCAGCCCTTACGAACAGCTTATGTCTGTTTTACCAGCTGCTTCTGGCCATGCTTTGCCTGAGGTGTTCAGAGAACTTATGTCAAGCCCCGACAGTGAAATCATAGATTTTTACCCagaaaatttcaaaattgaCATGAATGGTGCCAAGATGAGCTGGCAGGGTATTGCACTTTTACCTTTCATCGATGAACACAGGCTTCTTACCGCAGTGCGTGGAAAGTACGACTTGTTGACAGACGCTGAGAAGGAGCGCAACACGAATAAAGAAGCGCAGCTTTTCATCTCGagcaaaaacaaaaactACAAGAAATTCTTGCATGCATTTGAGGAAGATCAGATTGTGTCTTTCGAAGCTGTCAAAACCGGTCTTGCGGGTATTGTCAAACCAGTACTGACATACTCTCCTGATGGAGAAATGAAGTTTCCTCTTAAGGAAGGAGAAATGCCTGACGTTTCGAACGCAGCATATTTGATGTCGTGGTATAACTTCCCTAAGACTACCCCAGGAAAATCAATGATACTCAATGGCTACATACCTCACGCCAAAGTGCTTACAGAGGATGATAAGTATGCCCTCACAAGTAGACAGCGAAATGGACCGCGCTTCCAGAATGTTTCTGATTATGTTAACAAGGGTCCAAAAGGCAAGGATGATTACATGATGTACGATATGAGACAAGGGGGATATCGGTCACTTCCCTACATTGGTAGTCAGCCGGGCCCTAACCGTGGAAGAGGCGGTGGATTTGGTGGTCGTGGGACCTACAACAATCGTGGCAATAGAGGCGGGTATAATGGCAGAGGCGGGTACCAAAATCAGGGTCAGCATTACAACAATTACGGCAACAACTACAACAATAACTACAATAACTACAATCAGAATTATCCCAATAAAGGGTATAATGCCGGGAATAATCACAACTCAGGATACAATGATTATGGCTCGCAAAGTTATCAAAATAAGTCAACTTATCAAAGATACCAGGGTCAAAATTATAACCAGAATTACAATCAGGGCTATCATCAGACCCCCAATCAAAATTATAATCAGAATCATAATCAAGGATACAACCAGAACTACAATCAAGGATTTAATCAAGGATACAATCAGGGCTATCAGGGACAGCAGAATCAAGGTTTCAATAACCATAACAGTTTTGGAGGTGCTTATAAGAGAAGCGGTTACGATAGGAGATGA